One Pseudoalteromonas sp. NC201 DNA segment encodes these proteins:
- a CDS encoding ISAs1 family transposase — protein MIAIFSGADGWKSIQKFGELQLDWLRHHCSFENDIPKRHCVANIIRALDADTLLEALLKWINSRREAPQKPHIAIDRCFEDAGKTMCTMR, from the coding sequence TTGATTGCCATATTTAGTGGCGCTGACGGATGGAAATCAATTCAAAAGTTTGGTGAGCTGCAACTGGATTGGCTAAGGCATCATTGTTCCTTTGAAAATGACATTCCAAAACGTCATTGTGTTGCTAATATAATCAGAGCATTAGATGCAGATACTTTACTCGAGGCACTGTTAAAATGGATTAATTCTCGTCGAGAAGCACCTCAAAAGCCACACATAGCAATTGATAGATGCTTCGAGGATGCTGGAAAGACAATGTGTACAATGCGCTAA
- a CDS encoding RsmB/NOP family class I SAM-dependent RNA methyltransferase: MSVTRSLVQTLSECIEHVLDTSLHADKALTQLLQNNPQWSLDERQYVVSNYYHIFRFKRLLAYLLEHEEMPLDGFGYWLTCQVVTAQPLPEWVDTERYNLEKLQSLIEQAPQAVRLSLPDWLNEVAHEQLGEQWPAVASALNQSAQQYLRVNSLKSDIATVTESLAKEGIKVSHVALDSHVALKVESNSHLFRSQAFQAGWFEMQDAGSQQIVPFLEIQPGHKVVDACAGAGGKSLHIAALMENKGRLLSMDIHEHKLETLKQRAKRAGVHVAETRVIQNNKTIKRQKEKFDRVLLDVPCSGLGVLKRNPDAKWHLNSQNLDTLIALQTDILARYSQMCKVGGKLVYATCSILPSENEQQVERFLANNPNWQLEDSLRLLPGVNSEFDGFYAARLVKNS, from the coding sequence GTGTCTGTAACTCGCTCGTTAGTTCAAACTCTGTCTGAGTGCATTGAACATGTACTAGATACTTCTCTTCATGCCGATAAAGCATTAACTCAACTGCTACAGAATAACCCTCAGTGGAGCCTTGATGAAAGGCAATATGTGGTAAGTAACTATTACCATATCTTTCGCTTTAAGCGGTTACTGGCTTACTTACTTGAGCATGAAGAAATGCCGCTAGATGGCTTTGGTTACTGGTTAACTTGCCAAGTTGTTACAGCGCAGCCGCTTCCAGAGTGGGTGGATACCGAGCGATATAATCTGGAAAAGCTGCAAAGCTTAATTGAGCAGGCGCCTCAAGCCGTTCGTTTATCTTTACCTGATTGGTTAAACGAGGTTGCGCATGAGCAACTGGGTGAGCAGTGGCCAGCGGTTGCATCCGCGCTAAATCAAAGTGCTCAACAATATTTGCGAGTCAATAGCCTAAAAAGTGATATTGCGACTGTGACAGAGTCCTTAGCAAAAGAAGGGATCAAGGTTTCACACGTGGCGCTTGACTCTCACGTTGCGCTAAAAGTTGAGTCCAATAGCCATCTGTTTCGCTCTCAAGCCTTTCAGGCGGGTTGGTTTGAAATGCAAGATGCTGGTTCTCAGCAAATCGTGCCTTTTTTAGAAATACAGCCTGGCCATAAAGTGGTTGATGCCTGTGCAGGCGCTGGTGGTAAGAGTTTGCATATAGCGGCGCTAATGGAGAATAAAGGTCGCTTGTTGTCTATGGATATCCATGAACATAAGCTTGAAACGCTGAAACAACGAGCGAAACGTGCTGGTGTGCATGTTGCTGAAACGCGCGTTATTCAAAACAATAAAACCATTAAGCGCCAAAAAGAGAAGTTTGATCGCGTGCTATTAGATGTGCCGTGTTCAGGTCTTGGTGTATTAAAGCGTAATCCAGATGCAAAGTGGCACTTGAATTCGCAAAATTTAGACACACTTATTGCTTTGCAAACCGATATTCTAGCGCGTTACAGTCAAATGTGTAAGGTGGGCGGCAAACTGGTGTATGCAACTTGTTCAATTCTTCCTTCTGAAAATGAGCAGCAGGTTGAACGCTTTTTGGCAAATAACCCCAATTGGCAGTTAGAAGACTCACTACGTTTACTTCCAGGAGTAAATTCAGAATTTGACGGTTTTTACGCCGCACGATTAGTAAAAAATAGTTAG
- a CDS encoding DUF2999 family protein: MNPIIALLKEHNISDEQIQAVFTQLTENPMMAMATIQQLGIPPEKLQQLMGLVMQNPALIKEAVNELGLDFEKVEAAKAQLKQ, encoded by the coding sequence ATGAACCCAATCATTGCATTACTTAAAGAGCACAATATTTCGGATGAACAGATCCAAGCGGTATTTACCCAGCTGACTGAAAATCCAATGATGGCGATGGCGACTATTCAGCAACTAGGAATTCCACCCGAAAAGCTTCAACAGTTGATGGGCTTGGTAATGCAAAATCCTGCATTGATCAAAGAAGCAGTTAACGAATTAGGTCTTGATTTTGAAAAGGTTGAGGCTGCAAAAGCACAGCTAAAACAGTAA
- a CDS encoding DUF3667 domain-containing protein — protein sequence MDHANFDNQSHCLNCHTQLVGEYCSGCGQKKASRLTFKHLRILLQSALLELESPFFKLLFGLLLRPFKTILGYLNGQRSRFGNPFKFSFILLTVIVLASHLLEISFISSSQLLEAKEQLKWQSEIALYEATHIYRVFILAFLLGLASKLVYRSVPYTMLEYTIGHLLILTLSILIFSIPLMLGIFGEQLYAIFSLLFSGLYSIILNYKMAENELIKWKNWGKAILAYAIGSTLFSAILTFLFGVYSGFTHKI from the coding sequence ATGGATCACGCAAATTTTGACAATCAATCGCACTGTTTAAATTGTCACACTCAACTTGTTGGCGAGTACTGCTCAGGTTGTGGACAGAAAAAAGCATCGAGACTGACCTTTAAACACTTACGCATTTTGCTTCAAAGCGCACTGCTTGAACTCGAATCCCCTTTTTTTAAATTACTGTTTGGATTATTACTTCGACCTTTTAAGACCATTCTTGGATACTTGAATGGACAGAGAAGTCGCTTTGGTAATCCCTTCAAGTTTAGTTTTATTCTACTCACCGTGATCGTGCTTGCCTCGCATCTACTTGAAATCAGCTTCATATCCAGCAGTCAACTTTTGGAAGCGAAAGAGCAGCTCAAATGGCAATCTGAAATCGCACTATATGAAGCAACGCACATTTATCGCGTCTTTATCCTGGCATTTTTACTCGGATTAGCCTCTAAGCTAGTGTATCGCTCTGTGCCCTACACAATGCTGGAGTACACTATAGGACACCTGCTTATTCTAACCCTAAGCATACTGATATTCTCAATTCCACTAATGCTTGGTATCTTCGGCGAGCAGCTTTACGCAATTTTTTCGCTCTTATTTTCTGGTTTGTACAGCATAATACTTAACTATAAAATGGCGGAAAATGAGCTAATAAAGTGGAAAAATTGGGGTAAGGCAATACTTGCCTACGCGATAGGCTCGACACTATTTTCTGCAATTCTTACATTTTTATTTGGGGTATACAGTGGTTTTACTCACAAGATTTGA
- a CDS encoding WD40 repeat domain-containing protein: MRLAFYSMIVALLLLAGCSKRQTLAPAEQIQLTQLPVSLAQLSSDAALTLLLIDDHLLQVWDNQSQQLIKEIEGSKYQLTFRNALIAPSKRSILSISDTQLNIWQLHSNEVASYPLPEFDSFIRVTKALWSSNEQLIVLGYNDGSVLLLSLDERIITRINLHESSITHLIFNRSLTSLYSASLDGHAKRLELQSKEITVDYKLPHRITSLALSQNENWLFVSDALQDQKFIDTRTGQAVLSLSYPQRFKFFRSAQFIADDKFLLTTSSKEYISLWELTSGKEIVSWPIAQLNLGSTVYDVHISDSNVLTTISSDGVLEKWALTPILFDY, translated from the coding sequence ATGAGACTCGCGTTTTACTCAATGATAGTCGCTTTGCTTCTCCTCGCCGGGTGCAGCAAAAGGCAAACTTTAGCGCCAGCAGAGCAAATACAATTAACTCAGTTGCCGGTTAGTCTCGCACAACTTTCAAGTGACGCGGCGCTAACCTTACTACTCATTGACGATCATTTACTACAAGTATGGGATAACCAAAGCCAACAGCTCATTAAAGAAATTGAAGGAAGTAAATACCAACTTACTTTTCGTAACGCTTTAATAGCGCCGAGCAAGCGCAGTATTCTGAGTATTTCTGACACCCAACTCAACATCTGGCAATTGCACTCAAACGAAGTTGCCAGTTATCCATTACCTGAGTTTGACTCGTTCATTCGCGTTACCAAGGCCCTGTGGTCCAGTAACGAGCAGCTTATCGTCCTTGGCTACAATGACGGCAGCGTACTACTTTTGAGTTTAGACGAGCGGATTATCACCAGAATAAACCTTCATGAAAGTAGCATTACACATTTGATTTTTAACCGGAGTTTAACCTCGCTCTACTCGGCCTCTTTAGACGGTCACGCCAAAAGGCTTGAGTTACAGAGTAAAGAAATCACCGTAGATTATAAGCTGCCTCATCGTATTACCAGTTTGGCATTATCACAAAATGAAAACTGGCTGTTCGTATCTGACGCCCTGCAGGACCAAAAATTCATTGATACGCGCACAGGTCAAGCAGTGTTATCTCTATCCTATCCTCAGCGCTTCAAGTTTTTTCGAAGTGCGCAATTCATCGCTGACGACAAGTTTCTGCTAACCACCTCTTCCAAGGAATATATTTCGCTATGGGAATTAACGTCGGGAAAAGAAATTGTAAGCTGGCCAATAGCACAACTGAATTTGGGCAGCACCGTTTATGATGTACACATCTCCGATAGTAATGTGCTTACGACGATAAGTTCTGATGGGGTACTGGAAAAGTGGGCCTTAACACCTATATTGTTTGATTATTAG
- a CDS encoding DMT family transporter, whose protein sequence is MKGFLGLVLLAAIWGGSFLFMKVAAGVLGPAVLIEFRVLFGALTLAAVALVLKRNLHFWQYKKHFLILGLFNSALPFMLFAYAVQTLDASMLSILNSTAPFWGVLISVFWLKVPTQKSVWLGCGFGIAGVITLVGLDSTVLDEGAWLPIIATLCATLSYAVASHYTKTAPKMSAFNHAHGNLWGSALLVLPFIWFMPMRETPDSTVISAVVGLGILCTGVAYILYFKLVEDLGAASALSVTFLIPVFGILWGHLFLQEQIGANTILGSILVLLGVSLVTGLQEKIFPPKAMKEL, encoded by the coding sequence GTGAAAGGGTTTCTTGGTTTAGTGTTACTTGCCGCAATTTGGGGTGGCTCATTTTTATTTATGAAGGTGGCTGCCGGTGTCCTTGGTCCTGCTGTACTCATTGAATTTCGAGTCTTATTTGGTGCGTTAACGCTCGCCGCGGTTGCTTTAGTACTAAAGCGTAATTTACATTTTTGGCAGTACAAAAAGCACTTTTTAATCCTCGGACTGTTTAACTCAGCGTTACCTTTTATGTTATTCGCTTATGCCGTGCAAACGCTTGATGCTTCTATGCTCTCAATTTTAAATTCAACCGCACCATTTTGGGGGGTGTTAATCAGTGTGTTTTGGTTAAAAGTGCCGACTCAAAAGTCGGTGTGGCTAGGATGTGGATTTGGGATTGCAGGTGTTATCACACTAGTCGGGTTGGATAGCACTGTATTGGACGAGGGTGCATGGTTACCTATTATTGCAACCCTGTGTGCGACTCTGAGCTATGCGGTGGCCTCTCATTACACCAAAACGGCACCAAAAATGAGCGCATTCAATCATGCCCATGGGAACTTATGGGGCTCTGCGCTATTGGTATTGCCTTTTATTTGGTTTATGCCAATGAGAGAAACGCCTGACTCTACAGTGATAAGTGCGGTAGTTGGACTTGGCATATTATGTACGGGCGTTGCCTATATTCTCTATTTTAAGTTAGTCGAAGATCTCGGCGCGGCGTCTGCTTTATCTGTTACCTTTTTAATTCCTGTGTTTGGGATTTTATGGGGGCATCTCTTTTTACAAGAGCAAATCGGTGCTAACACAATCCTTGGTAGTATTTTAGTTTTGCTTGGAGTCAGTTTAGTAACTGGGTTACAAGAAAAGATATTCCCACCAAAAGCGATGAAGGAGCTGTAG